One window of the Zygotorulaspora mrakii chromosome 6, complete sequence genome contains the following:
- the MSC2 gene encoding metal cation transporter MSC2 (similar to Saccharomyces cerevisiae MSC2 (YDR205W); ancestral locus Anc_8.413): MVMSEVSSLIPLLLSYPTIVLSSHLILPAPQDALISYCLLPFFIASSFTAVGFGIGVIDDSLVAGTLLLSFVTSQLGRVLGTVQTTSLSLLTIKLVYGRKGLASWRSVGKVFGPLFLISYAIGRSYAVVAGYVLLIGSATWVYPRVVGGGVVIPAKRAVKFLPFVGFALLYGYGKYSQDDVQLLMMVVFFGCLAVFNLSLKDSFMQNDRFLNLSKTVVIGSGAMAIVLQYLSFNTISSTFLADVLTLSFTAVCAVICVVQDRSNPDQHCHGHDHADHHGHEHGNEHEHEHEHEHEHEHSHACEDDHKHGPAHMHAGSSIIREIATDKDTRSIFSYLMLNTTFMFVQLLYSFRSKSLGLLSDSLHMALDCTSLLLGLIAGVLSKRPPSDKFPFGLKYLETLAGFTNGVLLLGIVCGIFVQAIERLLNPVNIHGTNELLVVATLGLVVNLFGLFAFDHAGHSHGGDNENMRGIFLHILADTLGSVGVVISTLLIKWTHFHIFDPIASIFIGTLVLLSAIPLLKSTSSSILLKLGDKKHNLVKSALNQISTTPGITGYTTPRFWVATPESSGHSHAHSHEEKNNDHEQDHGHQHSHSHSRSHSCTDTCKESHASKTPSLVGYIHIQYADGENSTIIKKRVEKIFSSVSINAWIQVEPNNSTCWCRSSSISGSNFFTPQSTIN, from the coding sequence ATGGTGATGAGCGAAGTATCGTCGCTGATACCGCTGTTGCTGTCGTATCCGACAATCGTGCTGTCGAGTCATCTGATACTTCCGGCGCCGCAGGATGCACTGATAAGCTACTGTTTGCTgccttttttcattgcgAGCAGCTTCACTGCAGTCGGGTTTGGCATTGGGGTGATCGACGATTCGCTGGTGGCGGGCACTCTGCTGCTGTCTTTTGTGACCTCGCAGCTGGGCCGCGTATTGGGCACGGTGCAGACTACCAGCTTGTCGCTCTTGACAATAAAGCTGGTCTACGGGAGGAAGGGGCTGGCAAGTTGGCGGTCTGTCGGCAAGGTTTTTGGCCCGCTGTTTTTGATTAGCTATGCGATTGGCAGGAGCTACGCGGTGGTCGCGGGGTACGTGCTGCTGATCGGTTCGGCGACATGGGTTTATCCGAGGGTGGTCGGCGGAGGCGTGGTCATCCCGGCGAAGAGGGCCGTGAAATTTCTGCCGTTTGTTGGCTTTGCGCTTCTGTATGGCTATGGGAAGTACAGCCAGGATGACGTTCAATTGCTGATGATGGTTGTGTTTTTTGGCTGTCTGGCGGTGTTCAACCTGTCGTTGAAGGACTCTTTTATGCAGAATGATcgttttttgaatctttccAAGACTGTCGTGATCGGATCTGGCGCAATGGCCATCGTTTTGCAGTATCTTTCGTTTAATACTATCTCGTCGACGTTTCTGGCGGATGTTCTGACCCTATCGTTTACGGCGGTCTGTGCCGTTATTTGTGTTGTACAGGATAGATCAAATCCGGACCAGCATTGCCATGGACACGACCACGCGGATCACCATGGGCACGAACACGGGAACGAACATGAGCACGAACATGAGCACGAACATGAGCACGAACATAGCCATGCATGTGAGGACGACCATAAGCACGGGCCCGCCCACATGCATGCTGGGAGTAGCATCATAAGAGAAATCGCGACAGATAAAGATACAAGATCCATTTTTTCGTATCTGATGCTTAACACGACTTTTATGTTTGTGCAGTTGCTCTATTCATTCAGGTCAAAATCTCTAGGTTTGCTCTCTGATTCGTTGCACATGGCTTTGGATTGCACTTCTTTATTACTTGGTCTTATTGCCGGGGTTTTATCGAAAAGACCTCCAAGCGACAAATTTCCGTTCGGCCTTAAATACTTGGAAACTTTAGCCGGTTTTACAAACGGTGTTTTATTACTCGGCATCGTCTGTGGGATCTTTGTTCAGGCTATAGAAAGGTTATTAAATCCTGTCAATATTCACGGCACTAACGAATTACTGGTGGTAGCAACATTGGGCTTAGTGGTCAATTTATTTGGCCTTTTCGCTTTCGATCATGCGGGTCATTCGCATGGTggtgataatgaaaatatgaGAGGTATCTTCTTACATATTTTGGCTGACACTTTAGGTTCCGTTGGTGTCGttatttcaacacttttGATTAAATGGACTCATtttcatatctttgatccaattgcttcaatttttattgGTACTTTAGTACTGTTATCAGCAATACCATTGTTAAAATCaacttcatcttcaattttattaaaaTTGGGTGATAAAAAACATAATTTGGTTAAATCTGcattgaatcaaatttcaacaactcCAGGAATTACTGGCTATACAACTCCGAGATTTTGGGTCGCGACTCCGGAATCATCGGGTCATTCTCACGCTCATTCacatgaagaaaaaaataatgaccATGAACAAGATCATGGTCACCAGCATTCGCATTCGCATTCGCGTTCTCATTCCTGTACCGATACCTGTAAAGAGAGTCATGCATCGAAAACACCCTCTCTTGTTGGCTATATTCATATTCAATATGCGGATGGTGAAAATTCTACaattatcaagaaaagggtagaaaaaatatttagtTCCGTTAGTATAAACGCATGGATTCAAGTTGAGCCAAATAATTCAACCTGTTGGTGtagatcatcttcaattagtggttccaattttttcactCCTCAATCGACTAttaattga